The Natator depressus isolate rNatDep1 chromosome 8, rNatDep2.hap1, whole genome shotgun sequence genome window below encodes:
- the CNOT8 gene encoding CCR4-NOT transcription complex subunit 8 → MPAAIVENSQVICEVWANNLEEEMRKIREIVLSYSYIAMDTEFPGVVVRPIGEFRSSIDYQYQLLRCNVDLLKIIQLGLTFTNEKGEYPSGINTWQFNFKFNLTEDMYSQDSIDLLANSGLQFQKHEDEGIDTLHFAELLMTSGVVLCENVKWLSFHSGYDFGYMVKLLTDSRLPEEEHEFFHILNLFFPSIYDVKYLMKSCKNLKGGLQEVADQLDLQRIGRQHQAGSDSLLTGMAFFRMKELFFEDTIDDAKYCGRLYGLGTGVAQKLNEDVDTAQEKMSILAIINNLQQ, encoded by the exons ATGCCAGCAGCAATTGTGGAGAACAGTCAGGTGATCTGTGAAGTATGGGCAAACAATCTGGAAGAAGAAATGAGGAAAATTCGAGAAATAGTTCTCAGCTACAGCTACATCGCAATG GACACAGAGTTTCCAGGAGTCGTAGTTAGGCCAATTGGTGAATTCCGCAGCTCCATAGATTATCAGTATCAACTTCTTCGGTGTAATGTTGATCTCCTGAAAATCATCCAGCTGGGCCTAACTTTCACGAATGAGAAGGGGGAATATCCTTCTGGGATCAACACCTGGCAGTTTAACTTCAAATTCAACCTTAC GGAGGACATGTACTCACAGGATTCCATAGACCTCCTTGCAAACTCTGGGCTGCAGTTCCAGAAACATGAGGATGAAGGGATTGATACCTTGCACTTTGCAGAGTTGCTCATGACCTCAGGGGTGGTCCTGTGCGAGAATGTGAAATGGCTCTCATTTCACAG TGGCTATGACTTTGGCTACATGGTGAAACTGCTAACGGACTCCAGGCTTCCAGAGGAGGAACACGAATTCTTCCATATCTTGAACCTTTTCTTCCCATCCATCTATGATGTCAAATACCTAATGAAGAGCTGCAAAAACCTTAAG GGAGGCCTTCAAGAAGTTGCAGATCAGCTGGATTTGCAACGAATTGGACGACAGCATCAGGCAGGATCAGACTCTCTGCTCACAGGAATGGCATTCTTCCGAATGAAAGAG TTGTTCTTTGAGGACACGATTGATGATGCGAAGTACTGTGGGCGGTTATATGGCCTTGGCACCGGAGTGGCACAGAAACTGAATGAGGATGTGGACACAGCCCAAGAGAAGATGAGCATCTTGGCTATTATCAACAACTTGCAGCAGTGA